A window of the Cannabis sativa cultivar Pink pepper isolate KNU-18-1 chromosome X, ASM2916894v1, whole genome shotgun sequence genome harbors these coding sequences:
- the LOC133032010 gene encoding auxin-responsive protein SAUR24-like, whose product MGIIRLPSTIQNLKQALKLHSSTAGAKHHHHHHSGVPKGHIAVYIVGEIQEKKRFVVPIAYLNHPKFKELLKKAEEEFGFDHPMGGLTIPCREDTFVHITAQLNVASC is encoded by the coding sequence ATGGGTATTATTAGATTGCCATCAACTATTCAGAATCTTAAGCAAGCTCTTAAGCTTCACTCATCAACTGCTGGAGCTAAGCATCACCACCACCATCATTCTGGTGTCCCAAAGGGCCATATTGCAGTTTATATTGTGGGAGAAATTCAAGAGAAGAAAAGGTTTGTCGTTCCTATAGCTTATTTGAACCACCCAAAATTCAAGGAGTTGCTAAAGAAAGCAGAGGAAGAGTTTGGTTTTGACCACCCAATGGGTGGTTTGACCATTCCATGCAGAGAAGACACTTTTGTCCATATCACTGCTCAATTAAATGTTGCTTCATGTTGA
- the LOC115707600 gene encoding auxin-responsive protein SAUR15-like, giving the protein MGIHHQLLHATQIIRRRSSASSKHRSFVTVDDHGHHHQGVPKGHFAVYVGKESEVMKNKRFVVPISYLKHPLFQDLLIKAAQEFGFDHHPKGPITIPCAEQDFINLISSLFTSIPNYN; this is encoded by the coding sequence ATGGGAATTCATCATCAACTTCTTCATGCTACTCAAATTATTCGACGGCGATCATCAGCTTCTTCGAAACACCGATCATTTGTGACCGTTGATGATCATGGTCATCATCATCAGGGGGTTCCAAAAGGACATTTTGCAGTGTATGTTGGTAAAGAGAGTGAAGTAATGAAGAATAAGAGGTTTGTGGTACCAATCTCATATTTGAAGCATCCTTTGTTCCAAGATTTGTTGATTAAAGCTGCTCAAGAGTTTGGTTTTGATCATCATCCAAAGGGTCCCATTACTATCCCTTGTGCTGAACAAGATTTTATTAATcttatttcttctttatttaCCTCAATACctaactacaattaa